One window from the genome of Pseudomonadota bacterium encodes:
- the cmk gene encoding (d)CMP kinase, translating into MKKNLIITIDGPSGAGKSTVARMVAHALGYRYIDTGAMYRGVAYAFKALRAMHNVQGDYTGMEQFLKNLDIRFEFGDKATVFLDGEDISEKIRDPEISLLASKLSQNRSVREYLTVRQRETGKNGGVVLEGRDTGSVVFPDAHLKFYLDANQDERAKRRHLELSLKGILSGRSVVKEEMQKRDRDDSERDIAPLIIPEHAVYIDTSELDVQGVVDGMLNVIFESEV; encoded by the coding sequence ATGAAGAAAAACCTGATTATTACAATTGACGGCCCCAGCGGCGCCGGCAAAAGTACGGTTGCCAGAATGGTCGCACATGCACTCGGGTATAGGTACATTGATACCGGGGCTATGTACCGGGGAGTGGCCTATGCCTTTAAAGCACTGCGTGCTATGCACAATGTGCAGGGTGATTATACCGGCATGGAACAGTTCCTCAAAAACCTTGATATAAGATTTGAGTTCGGAGATAAAGCAACTGTTTTTCTGGACGGGGAAGATATTTCCGAAAAAATCCGTGATCCTGAAATATCTCTTCTCGCATCAAAGCTTTCTCAAAACAGAAGTGTAAGGGAATATCTTACTGTCAGACAGAGGGAAACAGGTAAAAACGGCGGGGTTGTACTTGAAGGTAGAGATACGGGCAGCGTTGTGTTTCCTGATGCCCATTTAAAGTTCTACCTTGATGCCAACCAGGACGAAAGGGCAAAGAGAAGGCACCTTGAATTATCTTTAAAGGGTATATTGTCCGGGCGATCTGTCGTTAAAGAGGAGATGCAAAAGAGGGACAGGGACGATTCTGAAAGGGATATTGCCCCGCTTATTATACCGGAACATGCCGTATATATTGATACAAGCGAACTGGATGTGCAAGGGGTTGTTGACGGCATGCTGAATGTTATCTTTGAGTCGGAGGTCTGA
- a CDS encoding Trm112 family protein, which yields MPVNKDLLEILCCPKCKGDIRLNEPEDGLICDACKLMYPIKDDIPIMLIDEAINISP from the coding sequence ATGCCTGTTAATAAAGATCTCCTTGAAATACTCTGCTGCCCGAAGTGCAAGGGGGATATAAGATTAAACGAGCCGGAAGACGGTCTCATATGCGATGCATGCAAGCTTATGTATCCTATTAAGGACGACATCCCGATAATGCTCATCGACGAAGCCATAAATATCAGCCCTTAA
- a CDS encoding 30S ribosomal protein S1 — translation MVDTGDTAAQKEKTPEEMRELYENSMKSLQDGNILKGRVININGDSVIVDVGLKSEGKLSIDEFIDRSGAHNVNIEDEVEVMIVGREMGFGLLLLSKQRADIIRTWERVNRAAEDGTPMEGDIASEVKGGFLVDIGVNAFLPISQVDIKPVKNPASFVGRHLKFKVIKLNQRKGNVIVSRRMFMEEERDRKKKEFWKNVKIEQVIYGIVRNITDYGAFIDLGGVDGLLYLNEITWGRITHPKEYLRVGDEIKVKVIDIDTEKERVSVSIKQLKQDPWLNIDEKYGVGIKVRGKVAGIVDYGVFVELEQGIEGLLHISEMSWDKRLKNPNKIVKKGDWLDLVVLDVDKEKNRVSLGLKQLLPDPWEELLAQYPPGAVVKGRIKNITDFGMFVGIGNGIDGLVHMSEVSWSRRKKIVSEIFKKGAMVEALVINVDKAQKKFSLSLKQMKENPWKGLVSRYQVGEIVEGYVTSITDFGVFVEIEEGIEGLIHLSEMDEAKGKHPSEIFNIDDKVKAMILNIDGKDKRIGLSIKAIKKIEEIKPTETLKKDDNFFSTLGDILEPVINKENSEIS, via the coding sequence ATGGTAGATACAGGTGATACCGCAGCACAAAAAGAAAAGACACCAGAAGAAATGAGGGAACTTTATGAAAACTCAATGAAAAGCCTGCAGGATGGTAATATCCTTAAAGGCAGGGTCATTAACATAAACGGTGATTCGGTGATTGTTGACGTTGGCTTGAAATCCGAAGGAAAACTCTCTATTGATGAATTTATTGACAGATCGGGAGCGCATAATGTCAATATTGAAGACGAGGTTGAGGTAATGATAGTAGGCAGGGAAATGGGATTTGGCCTGCTTCTGCTTTCAAAACAAAGAGCAGATATTATCAGAACATGGGAAAGGGTAAACAGGGCAGCTGAAGATGGTACTCCCATGGAAGGAGACATTGCATCAGAAGTTAAGGGTGGTTTTTTAGTGGATATCGGGGTGAATGCCTTTCTCCCGATATCTCAAGTGGATATTAAGCCTGTAAAGAACCCTGCTTCCTTTGTGGGGAGGCATTTAAAATTCAAGGTCATCAAGTTAAACCAGCGTAAAGGAAATGTAATAGTTTCAAGAAGAATGTTTATGGAAGAAGAGAGGGACAGGAAAAAGAAAGAGTTCTGGAAAAATGTAAAAATAGAGCAGGTTATTTATGGTATTGTCAGGAATATAACCGATTACGGTGCTTTTATAGATTTGGGCGGTGTTGACGGCCTCCTTTATCTGAACGAGATAACATGGGGGAGGATAACCCATCCCAAGGAGTACTTAAGGGTTGGAGACGAGATTAAGGTAAAAGTGATAGATATAGATACTGAGAAAGAGAGGGTTTCTGTCAGCATAAAACAACTTAAGCAGGATCCGTGGCTAAATATTGATGAAAAGTATGGCGTAGGAATAAAGGTAAGAGGCAAGGTCGCCGGGATCGTTGATTACGGCGTTTTTGTTGAGCTCGAGCAGGGTATTGAAGGACTCCTTCATATCAGCGAGATGAGTTGGGACAAGCGACTTAAAAACCCGAACAAGATTGTAAAGAAAGGCGACTGGCTCGACCTTGTAGTACTTGATGTGGACAAAGAAAAAAACAGGGTTTCTCTTGGCTTAAAGCAGTTGTTGCCGGATCCCTGGGAGGAACTTCTTGCCCAGTATCCCCCGGGTGCTGTAGTAAAGGGGAGGATCAAGAATATCACAGATTTTGGCATGTTTGTGGGCATAGGCAACGGGATTGACGGATTGGTCCACATGTCTGAGGTATCATGGTCAAGAAGAAAAAAAATTGTTTCGGAGATATTTAAAAAGGGGGCAATGGTCGAAGCCCTTGTAATTAATGTCGATAAAGCACAGAAAAAGTTTTCCCTGAGTCTGAAACAAATGAAAGAAAATCCATGGAAAGGGCTCGTATCACGATATCAAGTTGGAGAAATAGTCGAGGGCTATGTGACAAGCATAACAGACTTCGGCGTTTTTGTGGAAATCGAGGAAGGTATTGAGGGACTCATACATTTGTCTGAGATGGATGAAGCGAAGGGGAAACATCCATCCGAAATCTTTAATATTGATGATAAAGTAAAGGCAATGATTTTGAATATTGACGGAAAGGATAAAAGAATCGGGCTGAGTATCAAGGCAATCAAGAAAATTGAAGAAATCAAGCCAACAGAAACTCTCAAAAAGGACGATAACTTTTTTTCAACTCTTGGCGATATACTTGAGCCTGTGATAAATAAGGAAAATAGCGAAATTTCCTAA
- the ispH gene encoding 4-hydroxy-3-methylbut-2-enyl diphosphate reductase, which translates to MEVLKTEHPGFCFGVRRAINIVLQEREKTKGRIFTIGPIIHNPQMVEALRHRGIIPVDNASEIEDGTVIFRTHGIKEEEEEDIKLKGLKCIDATCPFVKRVRKKAIFLQKNGYKVVIAGDENHPEVKSVLSYLHNDGIVLQKPALIMSKKVGVVSQTTLDKDTFFNIVCGLIDGVEELRVYNTICESTGIRQREVAMLSSMVDAMLIVGGKNSSNTTKLYNIAKNIQPNTYHIETETDIKPEWLSGLNKIGVTGGASTPDNILDSVERYVKKL; encoded by the coding sequence ATGGAGGTCTTGAAGACAGAGCACCCGGGTTTCTGTTTCGGGGTACGCCGGGCAATAAATATTGTTTTACAGGAAAGGGAAAAAACTAAAGGCAGGATATTTACGATAGGCCCGATCATTCATAACCCGCAGATGGTCGAAGCACTGAGGCATAGAGGAATTATCCCTGTGGACAACGCCTCCGAGATAGAGGACGGAACTGTTATATTCCGTACGCACGGGATCAAAGAAGAAGAAGAAGAAGATATCAAGCTGAAAGGACTGAAATGCATAGACGCAACCTGTCCTTTTGTAAAGAGGGTAAGAAAAAAGGCTATTTTCCTCCAAAAAAACGGTTATAAAGTAGTAATTGCAGGAGATGAAAACCACCCTGAAGTTAAAAGTGTATTGAGTTATTTACATAATGATGGTATTGTATTGCAAAAACCAGCCCTTATAATGTCAAAAAAGGTTGGTGTGGTAAGTCAGACAACGCTGGATAAAGACACCTTTTTTAATATAGTTTGCGGGCTTATTGATGGAGTTGAAGAATTGAGGGTCTATAACACAATTTGCGAGAGCACCGGTATCAGACAGAGGGAGGTTGCTATGCTTTCATCAATGGTAGATGCCATGCTGATTGTGGGTGGAAAGAATAGTTCAAATACAACAAAACTTTACAACATCGCAAAAAATATACAGCCCAATACATATCACATAGAAACAGAAACGGATATTAAACCTGAATGGCTTTCAGGTCTGAACAAAATCGGGGTAACAGGGGGTGCATCTACCCCCGATAACATATTAGATAGTGTGGAGAGGTATGTAAAAAAACTTTAG
- the hisC gene encoding histidinol-phosphate transaminase → MKLSIDKNIQEIPFYPKAMKYGLDDEWIKLASNENPFPPSQKALSVMIEAMTSVNRYPGSEFELKTAISDKYNVKPEQVVLGDGSDELIELVLKAMKYEVKNKVIISEPSFAFYAIASKIYGYETCKVPVTNMTVNLDHIKEAIDDRTRVIFLNNPLNPTGTIFEDDAFKAFLQELPPDVLIVVDEAYAEFSESRTFPDTFQYINDYPVLILRTFSKAYALAGLRVGYGIGEASLVSFLERTRQPFSVNTIALAGAKAAIEDVAYLEKVLENNREGKEFFYNAFKELSIEYVLTESNFILFKCRKDAEALIKRLFEEKILARWMGAYGLPDYIRVSIGKMEENIRFIETLERML, encoded by the coding sequence ATGAAACTCTCAATTGATAAAAATATACAGGAAATACCTTTTTATCCGAAGGCCATGAAATACGGTCTTGACGATGAATGGATAAAATTGGCATCCAACGAAAACCCCTTTCCGCCATCACAAAAGGCGCTTTCTGTTATGATCGAAGCAATGACATCCGTAAACAGATATCCCGGCAGTGAATTTGAATTAAAAACAGCAATTTCGGACAAATACAATGTAAAGCCGGAGCAGGTTGTGCTTGGAGACGGTTCTGACGAGCTTATAGAGCTGGTATTAAAGGCAATGAAGTATGAAGTGAAAAACAAGGTCATTATTTCAGAGCCCTCATTTGCATTTTATGCCATTGCGTCAAAGATATATGGATACGAAACATGCAAGGTTCCCGTTACAAATATGACAGTCAACCTCGACCATATAAAAGAAGCCATCGATGACAGAACACGGGTAATATTCTTAAACAACCCCCTGAACCCAACCGGTACGATTTTCGAGGATGATGCGTTTAAAGCCTTTTTACAGGAACTGCCGCCGGATGTACTTATCGTTGTTGATGAAGCCTATGCAGAGTTTTCGGAAAGCAGGACTTTTCCTGATACTTTTCAATATATTAACGATTATCCGGTTTTGATTTTAAGGACATTCTCAAAGGCGTATGCCCTTGCAGGTCTAAGGGTCGGTTATGGAATCGGTGAAGCATCCCTGGTATCCTTTCTTGAAAGAACACGGCAGCCCTTCAGCGTTAATACAATAGCTCTTGCAGGTGCGAAAGCGGCCATAGAGGATGTAGCTTATCTGGAGAAGGTGCTGGAGAACAACAGGGAAGGAAAGGAGTTTTTCTATAATGCCTTTAAAGAGTTATCTATAGAGTATGTCCTGACAGAGTCGAATTTTATCCTCTTCAAGTGTAGGAAGGATGCTGAAGCATTAATAAAAAGGCTCTTTGAAGAAAAAATCCTGGCAAGATGGATGGGGGCCTATGGGCTGCCTGATTATATCAGGGTATCAATCGGAAAAATGGAGGAAAATATAAGGTTTATAGAAACACTTGAAAGGATGTTGTAG
- a CDS encoding lysophospholipid acyltransferase family protein, protein MFIDFFLISIVKTLQQIIRILPEHLQRATGVFFGKLAFFILKGRRNIAISNIRRAFGSLNHEEIKGIAKRCFEKLGVNFVEMLTIPYIPRSEYGSRFTTENRHHIDDALKQNKGVIVLIFHFTNWEIMGVASASLSSDIVVLARPLKKHIYINKFLNSLRSSTGLKVISNADTAKDVMRYLKSNSIVAILADQREKRSRGVFVELFGVKVPTSKGIAAIGMKTGAPVIPMYFVREGFLRYRVVWNEPIEMERKGDIDELIYLNTRKINAFLETIILKHPDEWFWVHRRWGGKRK, encoded by the coding sequence GTGTTTATAGATTTCTTTCTTATATCTATTGTTAAAACCCTCCAACAGATTATCCGTATCCTCCCGGAGCATTTACAGCGCGCGACAGGTGTGTTTTTCGGGAAATTGGCATTTTTCATCTTAAAAGGCAGAAGGAATATCGCCATATCAAATATAAGAAGGGCTTTCGGCAGTCTGAACCATGAAGAAATCAAAGGTATTGCAAAGAGGTGTTTTGAAAAACTGGGGGTTAATTTTGTAGAGATGCTTACAATACCGTATATTCCAAGGAGTGAATATGGCAGCAGGTTTACAACGGAAAACCGGCATCATATTGACGATGCCTTAAAGCAGAATAAAGGGGTAATAGTCCTTATTTTTCATTTTACAAACTGGGAAATTATGGGCGTTGCGTCAGCCTCACTTTCAAGCGATATCGTTGTCCTTGCACGTCCCTTAAAAAAGCATATTTATATCAATAAGTTCCTGAATAGCCTGAGAAGTTCAACAGGCTTAAAAGTTATTTCAAATGCGGATACAGCAAAAGATGTGATGAGGTATCTCAAGTCGAATAGTATTGTTGCTATTCTCGCTGACCAGAGAGAAAAGAGATCCCGAGGGGTCTTTGTTGAACTTTTTGGTGTAAAGGTTCCCACATCAAAGGGCATTGCAGCCATAGGAATGAAAACGGGCGCGCCTGTCATCCCTATGTATTTCGTGAGGGAAGGTTTCTTGAGATACAGGGTTGTCTGGAACGAGCCCATTGAAATGGAAAGAAAAGGCGATATAGATGAGTTGATTTACCTGAACACAAGAAAAATAAATGCATTTTTGGAGACAATAATCCTGAAGCATCCTGACGAATGGTTCTGGGTGCATAGGAGATGGGGCGGAAAGCGCAAATAA